The Arachis hypogaea cultivar Tifrunner chromosome 19, arahy.Tifrunner.gnm2.J5K5, whole genome shotgun sequence genome has a window encoding:
- the LOC140182400 gene encoding F-box protein SKIP19-like, which translates to MDHRSINARPVKKLNWLNLPHDLTLMIIGKLTAFQILTSVQFVCRKWWRICMDPLMWRTINMCDIGISNSVDYKLEKMCCHAIDRSCGQLVDISIEYFVTNDLLKYIIDS; encoded by the coding sequence ATGGACCACCGATCCATTAATGCACGGCCTGTGAAGAAATTAAACTGGTTGAATCTTCCGCACGATCTCACTTTGATGATCATTGGGAAACTTACCGCATTTCAGATCTTAACCAGCGTTCAGTTTGTGTGCCGCAAATGGTGGCGCATCTGCATGGATCCGCTCATGTGGCGCACCATCAACATGTGTGATATTGGGATTAGCAATTCGGTGGACTATAAATTGGAGAAGATGTGCTGCCATGCAATTGATCGTAGTTGTGGCCAGTTGGTAGACATAAGTATCGAGTACTTTGTTACCAATGATCTCCTCAAATATATAATTGACTCGTAa
- the LOC140182401 gene encoding putative F-box/LRR-repeat protein 22 — protein MAEKLLLLEELDITLCPEVSSIALEAIGRSCPLLKSFKFNNNSRGNKEAFAIAQNMSNLRHLQLVKNYFDNSGLSAILDGCPHLESLDLRLCGDVELKGKLRTRCDEQLKDLKDPDAPRDDFEFCGICFETAYDDAVIYYVSEKRVQKREAQKQ, from the coding sequence ATGGCTGAAAAGCTTCTATTGTTGGAGGAACTTGATATTACTCTTTGTCCCGAAGTATCTAGTATTGCTTTAGAAGCAATTGGCCGAAGTTGTCCTCTTCTAAAATCATTCAAGTTTAACAATAATTCTAGAGGTAATAAAGAAGCATTTGCTATTGCACAAAATATGTCCAACTTACGTCATCTCCAACTTGTTAAAAACTACTTCGACAATAGTGGCTTGAGCGCCATTCTTGATGGTTGTCCTCATCTTGAATCTTTGGATTTACGCCTATGTGGCGATGTCGAGTTGAAGGGGAAATTGAGGACAAGATGTGATGAACAATTAAAAGATTTGAAGGATCCAGATGCACCTCGTGATGACTTTGAATTTTGCGGAATTTGCTTTGAAACCGCATACGATGATGCAGTAATATACTATGTAAGCGAGAAGCGGGTTCAAAAACGAGAAGCTCAAAAACAATAA